The region CGGCGCGCGGGGTGCGACTCTTGGCATGTGAGCGAAAACGGCCATATACGGGTATTCCTCCTGGACGACCACGAAGCGGTCCGCCGGGGAGTGAGCGCGCTGCTGTCGGTCGACCCGTCGATCGAGGTCGTCGGCGAGGCGGCCAGCGCGGGCGAGGCGATGGACCGGGTGCCGGCCGCGCACCCGGACGTCGCGGTGCTCGACGTACGGCTGCCGGACGGCAGCGGCGTCGAGGCCTGCCGGGAGATCCGCTCCCGGGACCGGTCGGTGAAGTGCCTGATGCTCACCTCCTTCGCCGACGACGAAGCCCTCTTCGACGCGGTCATGGCGGGCGCGGCCGGCTACGTCCCCAAGGTCATCCGCGGGGACGACCTGATCAGCGCGGTGCGCGAGGTGGCCGCCGGGCACTCGCTGCTCGACCCGGCCGCCACCGCCCAGGTGCTGGACCGCCTCAAGGAGGGCGGCGCCCGCAGCGAGCACGAGGAGCGGATGGCCGACCTCACCGACCAGGACCGGCGGCTGCTCGACCTGATCGGGGAGGGGCTCACCAACGGGCAGATCGGCGAGCGCACCGGGCTCACCGAGAAGTCCATCAGGAAGTACGTCACGGTGCTGCTGGCGAAGCTGGGCATGGAGCGGCACACGCAGGCGGAGGCGTACGCGGCCCGGCTGGGCACGGGGTCCGCGCCGGGGGCGTGAGGGCGACGGTCCAGGGCGTGAAGGTGGCCGTCCGGGGCGCAAGGGTGCCCGGCCGTCCGGGGCCGTACGGGTGCCGGTCCGGGGCGTAAGGGTGCCCCTAGCAGGTCGGGGCGGGGTCGCGCCAGCTCGCCCGAACGGCCTCTCGTGGTGATCTACTCTGTGGCACGTGACAGGCACGGCGACGAAGCCGCACGAGCGGGTTTCGCTGACCGCCCTGCTGCGTCGGTACGAGAACGCGGGCGAACCGCTGACCTTCGAAGCCGTCCCCAGGGGGCTGCTGAACCGGGGGTGGCGGGTGACCACCACCCGGGGTCGTTACTTCCTCAAGCAGTACGTCGCCGCCGACACCGCGGAACCCGCGCTCATCGTCCGCCAGCACCGCGCCACCCGGGGCCTGGTCCGGCTCGGCCTGCCCGCCGCGGCCCCGCTCCCGGCCGCCGACGGCGGTACGGTGACGCTGCTCGACGGCGACGGCTACGCGCTCTTCCCGTGGATCGACGGCACCCACCGCGAGGGCACGGAGCTGACCGCCGGGCAGTCCCGGCGGCTCGGCACCCTGCTCGGCCGGGTGCACACCGGTCTGGCCCGCGTCCAGCCGCTGCCCGCGGCGGGCCCGCAGCCCAGCGCCGACCCCGCCCGTACGCACGCCGACATCGCGCGGCTGCTCGCCCTGGTCCGCGCCCACCGCCCCTACGACGACTTCGACGGCCTGGCCGAGCACCGGCTGCTGGAGCGCGGCGACCTGCTCAGGCGGCACGCCCACCGCCGCCCGCCCGACCCGGCGCCGGAAGGCCGCGTCCAGGGCTGGGTGCACGGCGACTTCCACCCGCTCAACCTGCTCTACCGGGGTGACGAACCCGCCGCGATCGTCGACTGGGACCGGCTCGGCGTCCAGCCGCGCGCCGAGGAGGCGGTCAGGGCCGCCGCGATCTTCTTCGTCCACCCCGAGCACGGCCGCCTCGACCTGCGCAAGGTACGGGCCTACGCGCGGGCGTACCGGGACGCGTCGGGCGCCGGCGAGGGGGAGGTCGCCGCCGCCGTCCACCGGGTGTGGTGGGAGCGGCTGAACGACTTCTGGATGCTGCACTGGCGCTACGAGCGCCGCGACCGCCGCTCCGACCCGCTCTTCCCCGCCGCCTCGGCGCTGGCCGTGTGGTGGACGGGGGAGTACGACTCGGTGCTCGACGCCTTCGCGGGGTGAGCGGGTGAGCCTCCCGGGGTGAGCGGCGGCTTACGGCTCGGGGCTTTCGCGCGGAGCCGGCATCGGCGCTTTCGCGGGGTGGCCCGGGGTCAGCCGTCCGAGCCCGCGATGCTCCCCACCGGGTCACCGGTCTCGGTGGGCGGGTCGGTCGGGGTCGTCGGCGCGCTCTTGGTCGGCGTCGACGACGGGGTGTCCTTGGTCGGCGGCGTCGTGGCCGGCGTGGTCGCCGGGGTGGTGGCCGGGGTCGTCGGCGGCGCACTGGTCGCCGGCGTCGAGGGCGGAGTGGTCGGCCCGGTGCCCTCGTCGCCGGTGCCCGTCGGGTCGTCGGTCGGCTCGTCCGTCGGCTGCTGGTCGGTCGGCTGCGTGTCGGTCCCCTGCGTCGCGGAGGACGACGGGGGGGTGTCGGCGGGATTGTCGCCGCCGCCGGAGCTGTTGGTCGCCAGGTAGACGCCGAGCACCACGGCCAGCACCGCGGCGACCGCGAAAAGCACCGGCTTGAGCCAGCGGTTGCCGCCCGGGCCGCCGCCGGCGCCGCGCCCGCCGTCGTAACCGGTCTCGTCGTAAGCGCTGCCCGTGCCGTTGCCGACGACGCCGGGGATCAGCGGCAGGCCCAGCTCCGCGGTGTTGCCGCTGCGCCCGTCCGGCTGACGCGTGCCGCCGGCCGCACCGGGGCGCGACGCCTGCGGGAGGACCGCGGTGACCACGCCGGTGTTCCACAGGCCGCCGGTCCAGCCGCCCTGCCGG is a window of Streptomyces sp. NBC_01477 DNA encoding:
- a CDS encoding response regulator transcription factor; the encoded protein is MSENGHIRVFLLDDHEAVRRGVSALLSVDPSIEVVGEAASAGEAMDRVPAAHPDVAVLDVRLPDGSGVEACREIRSRDRSVKCLMLTSFADDEALFDAVMAGAAGYVPKVIRGDDLISAVREVAAGHSLLDPAATAQVLDRLKEGGARSEHEERMADLTDQDRRLLDLIGEGLTNGQIGERTGLTEKSIRKYVTVLLAKLGMERHTQAEAYAARLGTGSAPGA
- a CDS encoding phosphotransferase, producing the protein MTGTATKPHERVSLTALLRRYENAGEPLTFEAVPRGLLNRGWRVTTTRGRYFLKQYVAADTAEPALIVRQHRATRGLVRLGLPAAAPLPAADGGTVTLLDGDGYALFPWIDGTHREGTELTAGQSRRLGTLLGRVHTGLARVQPLPAAGPQPSADPARTHADIARLLALVRAHRPYDDFDGLAEHRLLERGDLLRRHAHRRPPDPAPEGRVQGWVHGDFHPLNLLYRGDEPAAIVDWDRLGVQPRAEEAVRAAAIFFVHPEHGRLDLRKVRAYARAYRDASGAGEGEVAAAVHRVWWERLNDFWMLHWRYERRDRRSDPLFPAASALAVWWTGEYDSVLDAFAG